A portion of the Actomonas aquatica genome contains these proteins:
- a CDS encoding cellulase family glycosylhydrolase — protein MTLLPLSRFVRRCAAVLLCSAAFLSTLSAQSTSIQTYVDEMQPGWNLGNTLDAIPTETSWGNPLVTEELIQAIAAEGFNSIRIPVTWTDHTGPAPDYTINAAWLDRVEQIVDWALAANLHVMLNLHHDSWQWVEKMPTERETVLARYRALWTQLSTRFANHPAELMFESINEPVFENMSDEQSRTLLAELNTEFHTLVRASGGGNVTRPLVLPTVVTKSEQPFLDSLASTIETLDDPNLIATVHYYGFWPFSVNVAGTTTFDAETQADLEGAIDRTHDTFVAQGVPVVFGEYGLLAFDNDSGAVERGEMLKFFEHFTAYARTQNITHMWWDNGQHFNRATLTWRDPVLYSIIKHSLTGRSSTAATDLILLRRGAPVVDTPITLNLNGNQFVSLHAGDTTLTPDDDYTVSGNTLTVKAGTLAAYAAGTYGEKATLVARFDAGPDWTFHVRYLSTPALSAATGIKANGLTIPTDFRGDLVATMQAVYASGGNAGPQSWTSYKEYNATYRPAYDAGTITLTPAFFAETTNTTVDLTFHFWSGRTLDYQLTFDGDGNVTGSPGEIVEEEPLANLAPAFSWAPFTIGTAGAWGPLPLSGATADTYAAANLPTWASLDATTGILTGTPPAGTAAITPITLTALANGTVIGTSTVNLIAASAGTDLAPANLSTRARVGTGAQVVTPGFVVGGNAPRTFLIRAVGPTLSEAPYNVRGTLADPTLTIFDDQQQPIAANDNWGDVADLTALTNATASAGAFGLQTGGKDAALLVTLEPGRYTAEAAGVDDATGVALLEFFDLTPPSPGSALTNLSTRAYVGTGDEVLVPGLVLNGSGTQRLLIRAIGPTLTDFNVGGALADPVMSIVRVDGASSATLATNDDWGVGNNVSAITAAAAQVGAFPLANDSRDSVLLTELPGGAYTILISGKDNTAGVALVEVYAMP, from the coding sequence ATGACCCTCCTCCCCCTCTCGCGCTTCGTGCGGCGCTGCGCCGCCGTGTTGCTTTGCTCGGCCGCGTTCCTTTCCACGCTGTCAGCCCAATCCACCAGCATCCAGACCTACGTCGATGAGATGCAGCCCGGCTGGAACCTCGGCAATACGCTCGACGCCATTCCCACCGAAACCTCCTGGGGCAATCCGCTTGTCACCGAGGAGCTCATTCAGGCCATTGCCGCCGAGGGTTTTAACAGTATCCGGATTCCGGTGACGTGGACCGACCACACCGGTCCGGCGCCCGACTACACCATCAACGCCGCCTGGCTCGACCGCGTGGAACAGATCGTCGACTGGGCCCTCGCCGCCAACCTGCACGTCATGCTCAACCTCCACCACGACTCCTGGCAGTGGGTGGAAAAGATGCCCACCGAGCGCGAGACCGTGCTCGCCCGCTACCGCGCCCTCTGGACCCAGCTCAGCACCCGCTTCGCCAACCACCCGGCCGAGCTCATGTTCGAGAGCATCAACGAGCCCGTTTTCGAGAACATGAGCGACGAGCAGTCGCGCACCTTGCTGGCCGAGCTGAATACCGAGTTCCACACCCTCGTGCGCGCCTCCGGCGGCGGCAACGTCACCCGCCCGCTGGTCCTGCCCACCGTGGTCACCAAGTCCGAGCAACCCTTCCTCGACTCGCTCGCCAGCACCATCGAAACCCTCGATGACCCCAACCTCATCGCCACCGTGCACTACTACGGCTTCTGGCCCTTCAGCGTGAACGTAGCCGGCACCACCACCTTCGACGCCGAGACGCAGGCCGACCTCGAGGGCGCGATCGACCGCACCCACGACACCTTCGTCGCCCAAGGCGTCCCGGTCGTGTTCGGCGAATACGGTCTGCTCGCCTTCGACAACGACTCCGGCGCCGTCGAGCGCGGCGAGATGCTTAAGTTCTTCGAACACTTCACCGCCTACGCCCGCACCCAAAACATCACCCACATGTGGTGGGACAACGGCCAACACTTCAACCGCGCCACCCTCACCTGGCGCGACCCGGTGCTGTATTCAATTATCAAGCACAGCCTCACCGGCCGCTCCAGCACCGCCGCCACCGACCTCATCCTGCTCCGCCGCGGCGCGCCGGTGGTCGACACCCCCATCACTCTCAATCTCAACGGCAACCAATTCGTCTCGCTGCACGCCGGCGACACCACCCTCACGCCCGACGACGACTACACCGTCAGCGGCAACACCCTCACCGTGAAGGCCGGCACCCTCGCCGCCTACGCCGCCGGCACCTACGGCGAGAAGGCCACCCTCGTCGCCCGCTTCGACGCCGGACCCGATTGGACCTTCCACGTGCGTTACCTCAGCACCCCGGCGCTCTCCGCCGCCACCGGCATCAAAGCCAACGGCCTCACCATCCCGACCGATTTCCGCGGCGACCTCGTCGCCACCATGCAGGCGGTCTACGCCAGCGGCGGCAATGCCGGCCCGCAAAGCTGGACCTCCTACAAGGAATACAACGCCACCTACCGCCCCGCCTACGACGCGGGCACGATCACGCTCACTCCGGCCTTCTTCGCCGAGACCACCAACACCACCGTCGACCTCACCTTCCACTTCTGGAGCGGCCGCACGCTCGATTACCAACTCACCTTCGACGGCGACGGCAACGTGACCGGCTCGCCCGGCGAAATCGTTGAAGAGGAACCACTCGCCAACCTCGCGCCCGCCTTCTCCTGGGCTCCGTTCACCATCGGCACCGCCGGGGCTTGGGGACCGCTCCCCCTGTCCGGCGCGACTGCCGACACCTACGCCGCCGCCAACCTGCCGACCTGGGCGAGCCTCGACGCCACCACCGGCATCCTCACCGGCACCCCGCCCGCCGGCACCGCCGCCATCACGCCGATCACCCTGACCGCTCTCGCCAACGGCACCGTCATCGGCACCTCCACCGTCAACCTCATCGCCGCCTCCGCCGGCACGGATCTCGCGCCCGCCAACCTCTCCACCCGCGCCCGCGTCGGCACCGGCGCCCAAGTCGTGACGCCCGGCTTCGTGGTCGGTGGCAACGCCCCCCGCACCTTTCTCATCCGCGCCGTCGGCCCCACCCTCAGCGAGGCGCCCTACAACGTGCGCGGCACGCTGGCCGACCCAACGCTCACCATCTTCGACGACCAACAACAACCCATCGCCGCCAACGACAATTGGGGCGACGTCGCCGACCTGACCGCCCTCACCAACGCCACCGCCTCGGCCGGCGCCTTTGGCCTGCAGACCGGCGGCAAAGACGCCGCCCTGCTCGTCACCCTGGAACCCGGTCGCTACACCGCCGAGGCCGCCGGCGTCGACGATGCAACCGGCGTGGCCTTGTTGGAGTTTTTCGACCTCACCCCGCCGTCCCCCGGCAGCGCCCTCACCAACCTCTCCACCCGCGCCTACGTGGGCACCGGCGACGAAGTGCTCGTGCCCGGTCTCGTGCTCAACGGCAGCGGCACCCAACGCCTGCTCATCCGCGCCATCGGCCCGACCTTGACGGACTTCAACGTCGGCGGCGCGCTCGCCGATCCCGTCATGTCGATCGTGCGTGTCGACGGCGCTTCCTCCGCCACGCTCGCGACCAATGACGACTGGGGCGTCGGCAACAACGTGAGCGCCATCACAGCCGCCGCCGCCCAGGTCGGCGCCTTCCCTCTCGCCAACGATTCGCGCGATTCGGTGCTGCTCACCGAACTGCCCGGCGGAGCCTACACCATTCTCATCAGCGGCAAGGACAACACCGCCGGCGTGGCCTTGGTCGAAGTTTACGCCATGCCGTAA
- a CDS encoding addiction module protein, producing MTLEQIVAESRELPHEVRAELVERILLAAHGEITPEVDSAWRAETRRRIAEIQEGTATGLSLENVMAEARQRTGL from the coding sequence ATGACCCTGGAACAAATCGTGGCCGAATCACGTGAGCTTCCGCATGAAGTTCGGGCCGAATTGGTCGAACGTATCCTGCTTGCAGCACACGGAGAAATCACCCCTGAGGTCGATTCTGCCTGGAGAGCCGAAACCCGTCGCCGCATCGCCGAGATTCAGGAAGGCACCGCCACTGGACTCTCATTGGAAAACGTTATGGCCGAAGCGCGGCAACGGACCGGACTGTGA
- a CDS encoding sensor histidine kinase, producing MKTLLRAPLLLLLLFWSSAVTGWAETFLADGYAVRVWQTEDGLPQNLVTSATQTQEGYLWFGTHSGLARFDGKRFRVFDSANTPALRDRRISALFEDAAGTLWIGHEAGGVTRLTDGSFQIATLPSGADNEKIIGLGSDPQQRLWAMHEYGALSALGHGEQIPSLIAPEKPGNMAWSRGPNGHIWVVENGAAARLIDDALIPVNLPTPQAANYVFGLAATADGGAWILCDNRVRKWRDDRWVEDRGPFPWGDDSLATCLELSDGTLAVGTLNSGLHLIYADGRPPVHLDRTDGLPQNWVRFLHEDREGTLWVGIGSAGLVSIHPTGFAVLNAPDQWQGCSVLSVAASPDGSLWIGTDGAGVYHYSGDTWQRYAADAGLNNVYIPAVAASATGEIWAGNFWWGGPYRLEGGQFERPPSVDETSSPVLALLPVPGTPDLLVGNREGLLRLSPTGSTWLVKSPLGASDDVSAVALAPDGTIWCGFTQGGLVRITPTGTTVFDRDNGLGSNAVHSLLAEPDGTLWIGTADHGLTRYRDGRFDLITPEAGLADKAISAILADAQGYLWLATHRGIQRVARADLHRCADGELSTFPSQIYDRSDGLPIVEFLGGRQGSACTTPDGRLWFANSRGLVCVDPAKVRTNPLPPPVVIESFDVDGRTLDAPADELPTALPPDHQRLEFRFAGLSYVSPDKVQFRYRLEGLDKSWVEVGTDRTASYSQLPAGSYQFHVIASNNDGLWNTTPATVSFTVAPFFWQTWWFLGGCTLLMLSAVAFAVRTLTRRRLRHRLELLEQRHALELERARIARDIHDDVGTSLTRISMLSQSAPAVMRDPERAGPLLARIQQTATDMTRALDEIVWAVDPRHDTLDSLVSYMGKFAEDFLRAAEVRCRLDLPFELPAWDVPSDHRHHLFLAFKEALNNALRHGGASVVQLHLRLQPRGFELVVQDNGGGFDPAALPERPSDRPGGGNGLRNMRQRLERIGGRCEVRSAPGDGTTVTFVVPVPGAPSTAARSQA from the coding sequence ATGAAAACGCTCCTTCGCGCACCTCTGCTTTTGCTGCTGCTTTTCTGGAGCAGCGCGGTCACCGGCTGGGCGGAGACCTTTCTGGCCGACGGTTATGCGGTGCGGGTGTGGCAGACAGAAGACGGCCTGCCGCAAAACCTCGTCACTTCGGCCACGCAAACGCAGGAGGGTTACCTGTGGTTTGGCACGCACAGCGGACTCGCTCGTTTCGACGGCAAACGCTTCCGCGTTTTCGATTCCGCCAACACTCCCGCCCTGCGCGACCGCCGCATTTCCGCGCTCTTCGAGGATGCGGCCGGCACCCTGTGGATCGGTCACGAAGCCGGCGGCGTGACCCGCCTCACCGACGGCTCCTTCCAAATCGCCACCCTGCCCTCCGGCGCCGACAACGAGAAAATCATCGGCCTCGGCAGCGACCCGCAGCAACGGCTGTGGGCCATGCACGAATACGGCGCCCTCAGCGCCCTCGGCCACGGCGAGCAGATTCCCTCCCTCATCGCGCCCGAGAAGCCGGGCAACATGGCCTGGTCGCGCGGCCCCAACGGCCATATCTGGGTGGTCGAAAACGGCGCCGCCGCCCGCCTCATCGACGACGCGCTCATCCCGGTCAACCTGCCCACTCCGCAGGCCGCCAACTACGTGTTTGGTCTCGCCGCCACCGCCGACGGCGGCGCCTGGATCCTCTGCGACAACCGCGTCCGCAAGTGGCGCGACGACCGCTGGGTAGAGGACCGCGGTCCCTTCCCGTGGGGCGACGACTCACTGGCGACCTGCCTCGAGCTCAGCGACGGCACGCTCGCCGTCGGCACGCTCAATTCCGGCCTGCACCTCATCTACGCCGACGGTCGCCCCCCGGTGCACCTCGACCGCACCGACGGCCTGCCGCAAAACTGGGTGCGCTTTCTGCACGAGGACCGCGAGGGCACGCTTTGGGTCGGCATCGGCAGCGCCGGCCTCGTCTCGATTCACCCCACCGGCTTCGCCGTGCTCAACGCCCCCGACCAGTGGCAGGGCTGCAGTGTGCTGTCAGTCGCCGCCAGCCCCGATGGCTCGCTCTGGATCGGCACCGACGGTGCCGGCGTGTATCATTATTCTGGAGACACCTGGCAACGCTACGCCGCCGATGCCGGCCTGAACAACGTCTACATCCCCGCTGTCGCCGCCAGCGCGACCGGTGAAATCTGGGCCGGCAACTTCTGGTGGGGCGGTCCCTATCGCCTGGAAGGCGGTCAGTTCGAAAGGCCCCCCAGCGTCGACGAAACCTCCAGTCCCGTGCTCGCCCTGCTGCCCGTGCCCGGCACGCCCGACTTGTTGGTTGGAAACCGCGAGGGCCTGCTCCGGCTCAGCCCCACCGGGTCCACGTGGCTGGTGAAATCACCGCTCGGCGCCAGCGACGATGTGAGCGCGGTGGCGCTCGCGCCCGACGGCACCATCTGGTGTGGCTTCACCCAAGGCGGACTCGTGCGCATCACGCCCACCGGCACCACCGTTTTCGATCGCGACAACGGCCTCGGCAGCAATGCCGTGCACAGCCTGCTGGCCGAACCCGACGGCACCCTGTGGATCGGCACCGCCGACCATGGCCTCACCCGTTATCGCGACGGCCGGTTTGACCTCATTACCCCGGAGGCAGGTCTGGCCGACAAAGCCATCAGCGCGATCCTCGCCGACGCGCAGGGTTACCTCTGGCTCGCCACCCACCGCGGCATTCAACGCGTGGCCCGCGCCGACCTGCACCGCTGCGCCGACGGTGAACTGAGCACCTTTCCGAGTCAGATCTACGACCGCAGCGACGGCCTGCCCATCGTCGAGTTTTTGGGCGGTCGCCAGGGCAGTGCCTGCACCACGCCGGACGGTCGGCTGTGGTTTGCCAACAGCCGCGGACTGGTCTGCGTCGATCCGGCCAAAGTCCGCACCAATCCCCTGCCGCCGCCGGTTGTGATCGAGTCGTTTGACGTCGATGGTCGCACGCTCGACGCCCCTGCCGACGAGCTGCCAACCGCCCTGCCTCCCGACCACCAGCGCCTGGAGTTCCGCTTCGCCGGTCTCAGCTACGTCTCCCCCGACAAGGTGCAGTTCCGCTACCGCCTGGAGGGCCTGGACAAGTCGTGGGTGGAGGTCGGCACCGACCGCACCGCCAGCTACAGCCAACTGCCCGCCGGCAGCTATCAATTCCACGTCATCGCGAGCAACAACGACGGTCTGTGGAACACCACCCCGGCGACTGTAAGCTTCACCGTGGCGCCGTTCTTCTGGCAGACGTGGTGGTTCCTCGGCGGCTGCACCCTGCTCATGCTCAGCGCCGTCGCGTTCGCTGTGCGCACGCTCACGCGCCGCCGCCTGCGCCACCGGCTCGAACTGCTGGAACAACGTCACGCCCTCGAACTCGAGCGCGCCCGAATCGCGCGCGACATCCACGACGATGTGGGCACCAGCCTCACCCGCATCTCCATGCTCAGCCAGAGCGCGCCGGCGGTGATGCGTGACCCGGAGCGCGCCGGCCCGCTGCTGGCGCGTATTCAACAAACGGCGACAGACATGACCCGCGCGCTCGACGAAATCGTGTGGGCAGTCGATCCCCGGCACGACACGCTCGACAGCCTCGTCTCCTACATGGGCAAGTTTGCGGAAGATTTCCTGCGCGCCGCCGAGGTGCGTTGCCGTCTCGATCTGCCCTTCGAACTGCCCGCCTGGGACGTGCCGTCTGATCACCGCCACCACCTCTTTCTCGCCTTCAAAGAGGCGCTCAACAACGCCCTGCGCCATGGCGGTGCCAGCGTCGTGCAACTTCACCTGCGCCTGCAGCCGCGCGGCTTCGAGCTGGTGGTGCAGGACAACGGCGGCGGATTCGACCCGGCCGCGCTGCCGGAACGCCCGAGCGATCGCCCCGGCGGCGGCAATGGCCTGCGCAACATGCGCCAACGCCTCGAACGCATCGGCGGTCGCTGCGAGGTCCGGTCCGCCCCCGGCGACGGCACGACGGTGACTTTCGTCGTCCCCGTGCCCGGCGCGCCATCGACAGCCGCCCGATCCCAAGCTTAG
- a CDS encoding family 43 glycosylhydrolase — translation MSHESLSRPSPTSESPALRPTRRTMLKSCLAGALAAPMLRSWAASPEAAAKAATATGDAPAGHPELHWRRGVEGQRIADLGDGTFLNPVISGDHPDPTVLKDGDDYYMTFSSFNSVPGIVIWHSRDLVNWTPLGPALRENIGTIWALDLCKHGDRYYVYMPVLPPGKPWSTYVIWAENPAGPWSDPINLHLDNCIDPGHIAGEDGKRYLFVNGIRKVRLTDDGLAVDGELEPAYDPWRYPDDWITENFAPEGPKLLWRGEWLYLVTAVGGTAGPVTGHMVIAARSRSVHGPWEHCPHNPLVRTTSIDEPWWSRGHATLVEGPSGDGDWWMVYHGYENGFRTLGRQTLLEPIEWTDDGWFRAKGGDLGHPLPIPQGGEAVEPGFPLSDDFTRNKFGVQWAFHDPKPDEMERVTWGDAALTLAGTGESPVDSSPLTCIVVDRAYEVEVDMELEGAVEGTFLLYYNPKAFVGVGFTGEKAKTYQYAETHDWAAVPFEGRKLRARIANDHHVVTYHYSADGGKTWRRHPTRMEVSGLHHNVFGGFLSLKVGICALGEGKVTLRNFTYRAL, via the coding sequence ATGAGCCACGAATCCCTTTCCCGCCCTTCACCGACCTCCGAAAGCCCCGCTCTGCGCCCGACGCGCCGCACGATGCTGAAGTCCTGTCTTGCCGGTGCCCTGGCCGCACCGATGTTGCGCAGCTGGGCGGCGAGTCCCGAGGCAGCGGCCAAGGCGGCGACCGCGACCGGCGACGCGCCGGCGGGCCATCCTGAGCTGCACTGGCGGCGTGGCGTCGAGGGTCAACGCATCGCCGATCTGGGCGATGGCACCTTCCTCAATCCGGTCATTTCCGGCGACCATCCGGACCCGACGGTGCTCAAGGATGGCGACGATTATTACATGACGTTTTCGTCGTTCAACTCAGTGCCGGGCATCGTGATCTGGCACTCGCGCGATCTCGTGAACTGGACGCCACTCGGGCCGGCGCTGCGCGAAAACATCGGCACGATCTGGGCGCTCGATCTGTGCAAGCACGGCGATCGCTACTACGTTTACATGCCGGTGCTGCCGCCGGGCAAACCGTGGTCCACCTACGTGATCTGGGCGGAAAATCCGGCCGGTCCGTGGAGCGATCCGATCAACCTGCACCTCGATAACTGCATCGATCCGGGCCACATCGCGGGCGAGGACGGCAAGCGTTACCTCTTCGTGAATGGCATTCGCAAAGTGCGCCTCACTGATGATGGTCTGGCCGTCGATGGTGAGCTCGAGCCGGCCTACGATCCGTGGCGCTACCCGGACGATTGGATCACGGAAAACTTCGCCCCCGAAGGCCCGAAGCTGCTGTGGCGCGGGGAGTGGTTGTATCTTGTGACGGCGGTCGGCGGCACGGCGGGTCCGGTTACGGGCCACATGGTCATTGCGGCGCGTTCGCGCTCGGTGCATGGACCGTGGGAACATTGTCCGCACAACCCGCTGGTGCGCACCACGTCGATCGACGAGCCCTGGTGGTCGCGCGGCCACGCGACGCTGGTGGAGGGCCCCAGTGGCGATGGCGATTGGTGGATGGTGTATCACGGTTACGAAAACGGTTTCCGCACGCTCGGTCGGCAGACGCTGCTCGAGCCCATTGAGTGGACCGACGACGGCTGGTTCCGCGCCAAGGGCGGCGACCTCGGTCACCCCTTGCCTATCCCGCAGGGCGGCGAGGCGGTGGAGCCGGGTTTCCCGCTCTCGGATGATTTCACCCGCAACAAGTTTGGCGTGCAGTGGGCTTTCCATGATCCGAAGCCGGACGAGATGGAGCGCGTCACTTGGGGCGATGCCGCCCTCACGCTGGCGGGCACCGGTGAGTCGCCGGTCGATAGCTCGCCGCTCACCTGCATCGTGGTCGATCGCGCTTACGAAGTGGAGGTCGACATGGAGCTCGAAGGCGCGGTCGAAGGCACCTTTCTGTTGTATTACAACCCCAAGGCCTTCGTCGGTGTGGGCTTCACCGGCGAGAAGGCCAAGACCTACCAATACGCCGAGACTCACGACTGGGCGGCGGTGCCGTTTGAGGGGCGCAAGCTTCGCGCGCGCATCGCCAACGACCACCACGTCGTGACCTACCACTACTCGGCCGACGGCGGCAAAACCTGGCGTCGTCATCCGACCCGCATGGAGGTCTCAGGCCTGCACCACAACGTGTTTGGCGGCTTCCTCAGCCTCAAGGTCGGCATCTGCGCACTGGGCGAAGGCAAGGTCACCCTGCGCAACTTCACCTACCGCGCACTGTAA
- a CDS encoding Bcr/CflA family efflux MFS transporter: MSKSHVPFSLTIALALTLMLGPFSVDTYLPAFPQMAGALEVSVADISLSISVYIFTLSFSQLIGGALSDHFGRRTVLLGGLALYLVAALVVGFAGNMALLLIGRAVQAFGAGWVLVSVPALVRDRVSGQDAAKLFSLIGLIMIVAPGIAPSVGSAILEVASWRWIFFFLAAYALFLIPVAKRVIFRQTPKRAVAPGTTGMLQRYLNVLREKRALPFVLWQAAGFSVLMLFITHASFIYQEHFGQSARHFSLLFAANIVAMLGFNLLNRLLLSRLPSLTVLRGATTVQALGMLLVVIATLGDWPVLGFMCAMMIAVGALGAVAPNLQANYLEFFPHSGASAAALLGATQFGVAGLASGLSTRLPHTLPAIVGAMGVAALVPVSTMLLTRRTLTAA; the protein is encoded by the coding sequence ATGTCCAAGTCGCACGTTCCGTTCAGTCTGACGATCGCCCTGGCCCTGACGCTTATGTTGGGGCCGTTCTCGGTCGACACCTACCTGCCAGCCTTTCCGCAAATGGCCGGCGCCTTGGAGGTCAGTGTGGCCGACATCTCGCTGAGCATCTCGGTGTATATTTTCACGCTCTCGTTCAGCCAGTTGATCGGCGGCGCTCTGTCGGATCACTTCGGTCGCCGCACCGTGCTGCTGGGCGGCCTCGCGCTCTATCTGGTCGCCGCGCTCGTGGTGGGTTTTGCGGGCAACATGGCGTTGCTGCTCATCGGTCGCGCTGTGCAGGCCTTTGGCGCCGGTTGGGTGCTGGTGTCGGTGCCAGCGCTGGTGCGGGACCGCGTCTCGGGGCAGGACGCCGCCAAACTCTTTTCCCTCATCGGCCTCATCATGATCGTCGCCCCTGGCATCGCGCCGAGCGTCGGCAGCGCCATCCTCGAGGTCGCCAGTTGGCGCTGGATCTTCTTCTTCCTCGCCGCCTACGCGCTCTTCCTCATCCCGGTCGCGAAGCGCGTCATCTTTCGCCAAACGCCCAAGCGCGCCGTGGCGCCCGGCACCACCGGCATGTTGCAACGTTACCTCAACGTGCTGCGCGAAAAACGCGCCCTGCCCTTCGTGCTCTGGCAGGCGGCGGGCTTCTCCGTGCTGATGCTTTTCATCACCCACGCCTCGTTCATCTACCAGGAACACTTCGGCCAATCGGCGCGCCATTTCTCGCTGCTCTTCGCGGCCAACATCGTGGCCATGCTCGGCTTCAACCTGCTCAACCGCCTGCTGCTCTCGCGCCTGCCCTCGCTCACCGTGCTGCGCGGTGCGACCACAGTGCAGGCGCTCGGCATGTTGCTGGTGGTGATCGCGACGCTCGGTGACTGGCCGGTGCTCGGCTTCATGTGCGCGATGATGATCGCGGTCGGCGCCCTGGGCGCGGTGGCGCCCAACCTGCAGGCCAACTACCTGGAGTTTTTCCCGCACAGCGGCGCGAGTGCCGCGGCACTACTGGGCGCGACCCAATTCGGCGTAGCGGGATTGGCCAGCGGCCTATCAACTCGGCTCCCGCACACCCTGCCCGCCATCGTCGGAGCCATGGGCGTCGCCGCCCTCGTCCCGGTAAGCACCATGCTCCTCACCCGCCGCACCCTCACCGCGGCATAG
- a CDS encoding LLM class flavin-dependent oxidoreductase → MKSLGFLSFGHWSPSPHSGTRSAGDALLQSIDLAVAAEELGWDGAYFRVHHFARQLASPFPLLAAIGARTQRIEIGTGVIDMRYENPSYMVEDAGAADLIAGGRLQLGISRGSPEQVIDGWKHFGYEPAAGETEQDMARRGTELFLERLSGQGFAAPNPRPMFPNPPGLLRLEPHAEGLRERIWWGSASNSTATWAAQLGMNLQSSTLKWDETGEPFHVQQAKQIRAYREAWKAAGHSRQPRVSVSRSIFALVDDRDRAYFGGDERDGDAFGILEANTRAIFGRSYAAEPDQLIAQLKQDEAIAEADTLLFTVPNQLGVAYNVHVLAAILEHVAPGMGWR, encoded by the coding sequence ATGAAATCACTCGGATTCCTCTCCTTTGGGCATTGGTCGCCGTCGCCGCACTCCGGCACGCGATCCGCTGGCGACGCGCTGCTGCAGTCGATCGACTTGGCGGTGGCGGCGGAGGAGCTGGGCTGGGATGGCGCCTATTTCCGCGTGCACCATTTTGCGCGGCAACTCGCCTCGCCGTTTCCGCTCTTGGCCGCGATCGGCGCGCGCACGCAGCGGATCGAGATTGGCACCGGGGTGATCGACATGCGCTACGAAAATCCGTCCTACATGGTCGAGGATGCGGGCGCGGCTGACCTGATCGCGGGGGGCCGCCTGCAACTCGGCATCAGTCGCGGCTCACCCGAGCAGGTGATCGATGGCTGGAAGCATTTTGGCTACGAACCGGCCGCCGGGGAAACCGAGCAGGACATGGCCCGCCGGGGCACCGAACTGTTTCTGGAGCGACTTTCCGGCCAGGGATTTGCGGCGCCGAATCCGCGGCCAATGTTTCCGAATCCGCCGGGGCTGCTGCGTCTTGAGCCGCACGCCGAAGGCCTGCGTGAGCGCATCTGGTGGGGTTCGGCCTCCAACAGCACGGCGACGTGGGCGGCGCAGCTCGGCATGAACCTGCAGAGCTCCACGCTCAAGTGGGACGAAACCGGCGAGCCCTTTCACGTGCAGCAGGCGAAACAGATCCGCGCCTACCGGGAGGCCTGGAAAGCGGCGGGGCACTCCCGCCAGCCGCGCGTCTCGGTGAGCCGCTCGATCTTCGCGCTGGTGGACGACCGGGACCGCGCCTACTTCGGCGGCGACGAACGGGACGGCGATGCCTTCGGTATCCTGGAAGCGAATACGCGGGCGATCTTCGGCCGTTCCTACGCGGCAGAGCCCGACCAACTCATCGCGCAGCTGAAGCAGGATGAAGCGATCGCCGAAGCCGACACCCTGCTCTTCACCGTCCCGAACCAACTCGGCGTCGCCTACAACGTCCACGTCCTCGCAGCCATCCTCGAGCACGTCGCCCCCGGCATGGGCTGGCGGTGA